A window from Shewanella livingstonensis encodes these proteins:
- the fucP gene encoding L-fucose:H+ symporter permease codes for MFIKNNTKQHKDGYLDKTPIFQFLLLSMVFPLWAAAAALNDILITQFKSIFELSNFASALVQSAFYGGYFLIAIPASMVIKKSSYKLAILIGLVLYIGGCMMFYPASTAATYTMFLAAIFCIAIGLSFLETSCNTYSSMIGEPQRATLRLNISQTFNALGYIVGILMGKYLVFQEGVNIGEMMQTLSGAELELFKQQVLQHTLTPYKWLVGVLVIISILIAITEFPNCKPKAEGKAKQPSFGETIKYLSTNKRFKNGIVAQFAYVGMQVAVWSFTIRLALEMGNMTERDAANYLAYAFVAYFIGKCIANYLMTRISQENVLLGYSVIGIACLLYVSFAPDFSAVWVAVFVSALFGPGWATIFASTLQSVETKYTETAGAIVVMSIIGGAVMPAIQGLLADHIGMQQSFIVNVICFGVIFSYFATEKKHKATLTLARQSA; via the coding sequence ATGTTTATTAAAAATAATACCAAACAACATAAAGATGGTTATTTGGATAAAACGCCTATTTTTCAATTTCTACTATTATCAATGGTATTCCCATTATGGGCTGCTGCTGCCGCACTTAACGACATATTGATCACTCAATTTAAATCTATTTTTGAATTGTCAAACTTCGCCTCTGCATTAGTTCAATCAGCATTCTATGGTGGTTACTTTTTGATTGCGATTCCGGCATCGATGGTTATTAAGAAATCGTCTTATAAATTAGCCATCCTAATCGGTTTGGTGCTTTATATTGGCGGTTGCATGATGTTCTATCCTGCATCAACGGCTGCCACTTATACTATGTTTTTGGCTGCAATTTTCTGTATTGCGATTGGTTTATCGTTTCTGGAAACATCTTGTAATACCTACTCTTCAATGATTGGTGAACCACAACGTGCCACATTGCGTTTAAATATCTCTCAAACGTTTAATGCACTTGGTTATATTGTGGGCATACTCATGGGGAAATACTTGGTTTTTCAAGAAGGGGTCAACATCGGTGAAATGATGCAAACCCTATCAGGAGCAGAGTTAGAACTGTTTAAACAGCAAGTGCTACAACACACATTAACGCCTTATAAATGGCTGGTGGGTGTATTGGTTATTATCTCTATTTTAATCGCCATCACTGAGTTTCCTAATTGTAAACCCAAAGCTGAAGGTAAAGCTAAACAACCCTCATTTGGTGAAACAATTAAATATTTGTCAACCAACAAGCGCTTTAAAAACGGGATTGTGGCTCAGTTTGCTTACGTAGGCATGCAAGTTGCTGTGTGGAGTTTTACCATCCGTTTGGCACTCGAAATGGGCAATATGACAGAGCGTGATGCAGCAAACTACCTGGCATACGCATTTGTGGCTTATTTCATTGGTAAATGTATTGCCAACTACCTGATGACCAGAATATCACAAGAAAACGTGCTATTAGGTTATTCCGTTATCGGCATAGCGTGTCTGCTGTATGTGTCCTTTGCACCAGACTTTAGTGCGGTATGGGTTGCCGTTTTTGTATCGGCTTTATTTGGTCCGGGTTGGGCAACGATATTCGCATCCACACTGCAATCGGTAGAAACAAAATATACCGAAACAGCAGGTGCGATTGTTGTGATGTCCATTATTGGTGGTGCGGTAATGCCTGCTATCCAAGGCTTACTTGCCGACCATATAGGGATGCAGCAATCCTTTATCGTTAACGTCATTTGTTTTGGGGTAATTTTCTCTTACTTTGCCACTGAAAAGAAACACAAAGCTACGTTAACACTGGCTAGACAAAGCGCGTAA
- a CDS encoding aldose 1-epimerase family protein yields the protein MFTIPLHKDHFKKEKTNILKSDDFEINTFIYNSGVHAVEMKNNKGHLVILPFMGQMIWDAEFLGVDLCMKNAFNEPKVADQIVNTYGCYSFHAGLLRMGCPTPQDDHVLHGEFPCASMDYAWLIVDENSMTLAGSYEYIMGFGDHYIATPTVVLQKDAGIFDITMTVQNLATTKMPLQYMCHTNAAFFEGAVMTQNIADSAIKLRESVPAHVHPTPQWSAYNNSLKNSPPISVLDNKEMYDPEIVYCMDDLSTHVDIAKFEMITADQFKLTTEFNTAEFNSATRWILFNGDQSVSANVLPATCRPEGFIAATEKGTVIYLEPNEARTFKVTKTIVKM from the coding sequence ATGTTTACTATTCCTCTACACAAAGACCATTTCAAAAAAGAAAAAACCAACATTCTCAAATCAGACGATTTTGAAATAAACACTTTTATTTATAATTCAGGCGTTCACGCTGTTGAGATGAAAAACAATAAAGGCCATTTGGTTATTTTACCTTTTATGGGGCAAATGATTTGGGACGCCGAGTTTCTGGGGGTTGATTTATGCATGAAAAATGCCTTTAACGAACCCAAGGTTGCCGATCAGATTGTTAATACTTACGGTTGCTACTCATTTCATGCGGGTTTACTTCGAATGGGTTGCCCAACACCTCAAGATGATCATGTTCTTCACGGTGAGTTTCCTTGTGCATCAATGGACTATGCCTGGTTAATAGTTGATGAAAATAGCATGACATTAGCGGGATCCTATGAATACATCATGGGCTTTGGTGACCACTACATCGCAACACCAACAGTGGTACTCCAAAAAGACGCCGGCATTTTTGATATTACGATGACGGTCCAAAATCTTGCCACCACAAAAATGCCGCTACAATACATGTGCCATACTAACGCCGCTTTCTTCGAGGGGGCGGTGATGACGCAGAACATTGCAGATTCAGCCATTAAACTTCGTGAAAGTGTTCCTGCACATGTTCATCCAACCCCGCAGTGGTCTGCTTATAACAACAGCTTGAAAAACTCGCCACCCATCAGTGTTCTAGACAACAAGGAAATGTATGATCCAGAAATTGTTTACTGTATGGACGACTTATCTACACATGTCGATATAGCAAAGTTTGAAATGATTACAGCTGATCAATTTAAACTGACAACTGAATTTAATACGGCAGAGTTTAACAGTGCAACCCGCTGGATTTTATTTAATGGTGACCAGTCTGTCAGTGCCAATGTTTTACCAGCAACGTGTCGACCAGAGGGGTTTATTGCAGCAACAGAAAAGGGCACGGTTATTTACTTAGAACCAAACGAAGCGCGGACATTTAAAGTGACAAAAACCATCGTTAAAATGTAA
- a CDS encoding DMT family transporter, translated as MKTDELRGKLFLLLATMLAAVGWIASKLVILDMPGEVFIAARFLIASLILLPFCYRQIFALRFKQIAALCGVGIVLAASIEVWVHAITISSTLSEGAFIMSLAMIIAPFISWLLFKVRPNRMFWITLPIACIGIMLLTITTGWEVDNSQWFFLFSSALLSLHFVLNKRVLTNIKPLTSICVQLFMVGMVGCMIMAVVAPAQFELNGHLLFWFAVSTVIATSVRYLLQTVGQFSVKIETASLIMILEPIWTLILSMSFLNEVVEMQKLIGGGVILLSLFIYIKYSNK; from the coding sequence ATGAAAACCGATGAGCTACGCGGCAAACTATTCTTATTATTGGCCACTATGCTTGCCGCTGTGGGATGGATAGCTTCTAAACTTGTTATTTTAGACATGCCTGGAGAAGTGTTTATTGCTGCGCGCTTCTTAATCGCGAGTTTGATTTTATTGCCATTTTGCTACCGACAAATTTTTGCACTACGGTTTAAACAAATTGCAGCACTGTGTGGCGTTGGCATTGTATTAGCTGCATCGATAGAAGTATGGGTCCACGCCATTACCATCTCGAGTACTCTGTCGGAGGGGGCTTTTATCATGAGCCTGGCGATGATTATTGCACCGTTTATTTCTTGGCTATTATTTAAAGTAAGACCCAACCGCATGTTTTGGATAACGCTGCCTATAGCTTGCATAGGGATTATGTTATTGACCATTACTACGGGCTGGGAGGTGGATAACAGCCAATGGTTTTTCTTATTTTCATCGGCACTGCTGTCATTGCATTTTGTACTGAATAAGCGAGTTCTGACCAATATAAAACCGTTAACATCCATCTGTGTGCAATTATTCATGGTGGGTATGGTGGGCTGTATGATTATGGCTGTTGTTGCACCGGCACAGTTTGAGTTAAATGGTCATTTATTATTCTGGTTTGCAGTATCGACGGTTATCGCAACCAGTGTGCGTTACTTACTCCAAACGGTCGGCCAGTTTAGCGTTAAAATTGAAACCGCTTCGCTGATCATGATTTTAGAACCTATTTGGACATTAATATTGTCGATGAGTTTTCTTAATGAAGTGGTTGAGATGCAAAAGCTCATCGGGGGCGGGGTTATTTTGTTGTCACTATTTATCTACATTAAATATTCTAACAAGTAG
- a CDS encoding alkene reductase, which produces MKESLFQPIQLGKLSLKNRIVMPPMTRSRATQPGNVANDMMAKYYAQRASAGLIVSEGTQISAMGQGYAWTPGIYSVEQIAGWQKVTKAVHAKGGTIFAQLWHVGRVTHPDNINGKQPISSSALKAQNVKVFVDNGTDEPGFVDVVVAREMTKADIEHVVGEYRQAALNAIEAGFDGIELHAANGYLINQFIDSEANNRIDEYGGSIENRLRFLGEVVSAMTEAIGADRVGVRLAPFTSLNGTVDATPIETYTAATVLLNSLNVVYIHFAEVDWDDAPETPAGFKDAVRAAYKGVLIYAGRYNGEKGTQAINDGLADMIGFGRPFVSNPDLPNRIKQGYPLAAHTPETLFGGAEKGLTDYPEYSPS; this is translated from the coding sequence ATGAAAGAGTCACTATTTCAACCGATACAACTCGGTAAACTTTCTTTAAAAAATCGTATTGTTATGCCTCCAATGACGCGATCGCGCGCTACTCAGCCTGGTAATGTTGCCAACGATATGATGGCCAAATATTATGCTCAACGCGCATCTGCAGGCCTTATTGTGAGTGAAGGTACCCAGATTTCAGCCATGGGCCAAGGTTACGCCTGGACCCCAGGCATTTATTCTGTTGAACAAATCGCCGGATGGCAAAAGGTCACCAAAGCAGTGCATGCAAAAGGCGGCACTATATTCGCCCAACTTTGGCATGTTGGTCGTGTAACACACCCCGACAATATCAACGGCAAGCAACCTATTTCGTCATCTGCGCTAAAAGCACAAAATGTAAAAGTGTTTGTGGATAACGGTACAGACGAACCCGGTTTTGTTGACGTAGTTGTAGCGCGTGAAATGACTAAAGCTGACATAGAACATGTTGTTGGTGAGTATCGCCAAGCGGCGTTAAATGCCATAGAAGCGGGTTTTGATGGTATAGAATTACATGCTGCAAATGGTTATTTAATTAACCAGTTTATTGATTCTGAAGCGAATAATCGTATCGACGAATATGGTGGCAGTATCGAAAACCGCCTGCGTTTTCTGGGCGAAGTGGTTAGTGCAATGACAGAGGCCATTGGTGCAGATCGTGTTGGGGTTCGCCTTGCGCCTTTTACATCACTAAATGGAACGGTTGATGCTACCCCTATTGAAACCTATACCGCGGCAACAGTATTGCTTAACAGCTTAAATGTGGTTTACATTCATTTTGCTGAAGTCGATTGGGATGATGCACCTGAAACACCTGCAGGATTTAAAGATGCCGTTCGAGCGGCTTATAAAGGTGTACTGATTTATGCTGGTCGCTACAACGGCGAAAAAGGCACACAGGCGATTAACGATGGTCTAGCGGATATGATTGGTTTTGGTCGACCATTTGTGTCTAACCCTGATTTGCCCAACCGTATTAAGCAAGGTTACCCATTAGCGGCGCACACCCCAGAAACATTATTTGGAGGTGCTGAAAAAGGCTTAACAGATTATCCAGAGTACAGCCCGAGTTAA
- the gloA gene encoding lactoylglutathione lyase produces MKFLHTMLRVVDLEKSIAFYTNVLGMKVLETTENKEYRYTLVFVGYGTQADSTTIELTYNWDTNEYDRGNAFGHIALGVADIYSACNDITARGGKVTREPGPVKGGTTHIAFIVDPDGYQIELIQISQ; encoded by the coding sequence ATGAAATTTTTACACACCATGTTGAGAGTCGTTGATCTGGAAAAATCAATCGCGTTTTACACTAATGTTCTGGGCATGAAAGTGCTAGAAACCACTGAAAACAAAGAGTATCGCTACACCTTAGTCTTTGTCGGATATGGCACTCAAGCAGACAGTACCACGATTGAATTAACCTACAACTGGGATACCAATGAGTATGACCGAGGCAATGCTTTTGGCCATATTGCGCTGGGTGTAGCGGATATTTATAGTGCCTGTAATGACATTACAGCCCGCGGTGGCAAAGTGACTCGTGAACCAGGACCGGTAAAAGGTGGCACAACCCACATCGCCTTTATCGTCGACCCTGATGGATACCAAATTGAACTCATCCAAATTAGTCAGTAA